The Fictibacillus phosphorivorans genomic sequence CCTTCAATAAAGAACGGCCAGCGGATAAATCCATTCGTTGCACCAACGAGTTTCATAATTTCAATCTCGCGTCTTCGTGTTACGATTGTTAATTTTATAGTATTTGAGATAAGGAACATCGCTGTGAATACAAGTCCTAATACGAGGACGATCCCAACGTTACGGGCAACATCTGTCACTTTAAAGAGTTTCTCGACGGTCCCTTTTCCGTACTCAACTTTGTTTACAAATTTAAATTTCTCAACTTCTTTTGCTACAGCAGCCGTGTCTTGAGGCTTGTCTGTATAGATGATGAACGCATCTCGCAATGGATTTTCATTCTTAAGGGACGAGAAGGCTTCTCCTTCATCTCCTAAACTTTCAATCAGTTCATCAAGTCCTTCTTCTTTTGATTGATACTCAACCGTTTTTACCTTACCAATCTTTTCAAGCTCTTCTTTATAAGCATCGTATCTATCAGGCTTTTCCGTTCGTTCGATATAAGCTCTGATCTGTACATCGTCTTCGATCTGACTTGCAATATAGTTAATGTTCAAGAGGATTGCTAAGAACACACTTACTAATAGCAATGTTACCGTTACAGCAGAGATGGACGCAAAGGACATCCAGCCGTTTCTTCCCATGCTCTTGAATGCTTCTACAAAATGACGCTTTAATGTTCTAATCTTCATAGCCGTAATCCCCCTTCGCCTCATCACGTACAATTCGGCCGCCTTCGATAGCGATTACGCGCTTTGTGATCGTATTTACGATTTCTTTGTTGTGAGTTGCCATAACAACGGTTGTCCCACGTGCGTTGATCTCTTTAAAGATGTCCATGATCTCCCACGCTGTTTCTGGGTCAAGGTTACCTGTCGGCTCATCTGCGATCACAACTGGTGGGTGGTTTACGATTGAACGTGCGATTGATACACGCTGCTGCTCTCCACCTGATAGCTCGTCTGGGAACATGCGCGCTTTGTTTTTTAGTTTTACAAGATCAAGAACTTCCATAACACGCTCTCTGATTACTTTTGGCGATTCTTCAATAACTTCAAGTGCAAAAGCAACGTTTTCATATACCGTTAAACGTGGCAACAGTTTAAAGTCTTGAAAGATAACCCCAATCTTTCTTCGTACTTTAGGAATCTGTCTTTCTTTTACTTTTGCAAGGTTTGTTCCATTAATGATAATTGAACCTTGTGTCGGTTTCTCTTCACGATACATACATTTTATAAATGTGGATTTACCTGCTCCACTTGGTCCGACTACATAAACAAATTCACCTTTTTCTATGTAGACGTCAATTCCGTTAAGTGCCATAACACCATTCGGATACGTTTTCCATACATCAACCATTTCTATCAAACAAAATCACTTCCTTACTACCCCAAAAAATATTTCCCTGATCAATCAACAAGTTCTATATAAAGGTCTTTCGACAAAAACGCGATATATGTCAGTTTTTTTCCGCAATAACTATTATAACATCTCGTACTGACAATTTTATTACAGTTGTGTTTCATCTTCCCTCAAACAAGGGACCATGGTCATGTTTTCTAATTTCCATAAAACATAAAATACGACACAATTCGCTGTAATCCTTCATATATCATTAAAAACCTGCAGGGAGACTTTTCGACACGAGCCCTATAAAACCGACCATCGCTACGGAATTTCGGGTCTTTTGACCTGGTATTGCAGATGTTTTTTAAACGATTGTCGGTGAATTTCTAGTAAAATGGGCACCGATGTGTGAAAAGAACTAGTGAATAAAAGAAAACCAGTCGAGACGAGTCCCAACTGGTTGCGATTTTTAAAGATTATCCACGTTTAAAGCCTTCTCCCAATACTTCGTTCGCATTTACAACGATTACGAAAGCGTCTGGATCTACACCTTTTACGTATTGTTTCAGTTTTGTAACTTCATATTGAGCAACTACGACCATCAACATCGGTCGTTCATCTTGCGTGTAACCACCGAACGCATTGATCTTCGTAACGCCTCGATAAATGTGAGTCAGAATTCCTTGACGAAGCTCATCCTCTTTGTCAGAAATGATCAACGCCATCTTCGTCGTTCCTAGTCCGATCTGGACCACATCAATTGTTTTTGCCGTAATGAACATCGCAATCAGTGCATATAGAGCTTGTTCGATCCCAAAAAATAGTGCAGACGACGTTACGATCGTTCCGTCTATAAGAAGGATGATGGATCCCAGTGACGCACCCGTATATTTGTGGACGATCTGTGCAAGTAGATCAACGCCACCTGTAGAAGCTTTTCCACGAAACACGATCCCAAGACCAGCCCCGATGCCAAGTCCACCGAAAATCGCGCCAAGCAATGGATCTTCTGTCGCTGATCCCCATCCTTCAAAAATAAAAACGAAGAAAGGAAGCACGACTGTTCCTACGAGCGTTTTTGCGCCGAATCGTCGGCCGAGGAAAAATAATCCCGCAAAGAAGAGCGGAATGTTTAAACTCCACTGTACAATAGAAGGTTTCCATTGAAAGAGTCCATATAAAATCGTAGATATCCCGCTCACACCGCCAGAAGCGATCTGATTCGGCAATAGGAATACCGAGAATGCGAGTGCCACTAGTCCTGATCCAATCACAACATATACATATTCTAAAATGAGTTCAACGGTCGGGTGCAAGATCCCCCGTCGTTTTCGCATAGCCATCATCATTGCTGTCTTTAACCCTCAAACTTTCATAAGGAATTTCTTTAAACCGAGAAAAAGTATACCAATCTCAGTATGCCCTTGTAAATGAGACCTTAGTGCCGCGGTGATGGGGTGAAGTGGAGGTTGATTGTGTTGCCTGGGCGAAATTCTTGTGTGGTAGCTAGATGTGGATAGTATGTACATCTGAATTGGTAAGTATTTTGGTTTGTGTGTATGTCGTAATATGTTGTAGTTTGTCGAACTTCGGATAAAAAATTTTATCCGTGAAATTATTGTTTATATACGTGAATATAATTGCATTTACCGTGAATATATAGAGGATTACCGTGAAATCAATGTTCCGTGCTTTCAATTTTCATCATTTAGTGCTTTGCATTACTCTTCAAAAGCCCTCAATATGTAGAAAATGTGTATGAGGTGATCAATTTTGATTAAAAAACATCGCGCACAACCAATTATCATTCATAAGTTACAATCACTTTTGAAAAGAGCACTCTTAAATGATGCCAAACAAGGTGAAATACAACGTGTTTTAAGAAAACATATATCTGGTTACCGCGGTGAACAGTCACTGGACTATTTTTATCGGTATCTTCCTCAAAATAACCTTATTTTTCTTCACGGCCTCAGAATTTCACATGAAGACTACTACTTTCAAATTGACACTCTTATTATTACACCGCACTTCTTACTCATCATTGAAAGTAAGAACATTGCAGGCCATCTCTATTTTAAAAGTGCGTACGACCCATTGATTCGCACATTGAACGATCATCAAGAAGCTTTCGATAATCCGGTTGAACAAGTAAAAAGACAATCCTATCACTTGATGGCCATTTTAAATAATTTCAAAGTCCTTCATGTACCAATCGAATCTCTTGTAATAATGACTAATCCAAAGGCCATAACAGAATTTTCTCCTGCTTACAAAGAAGCTCGCTTAAAAGTAATCAAGAGTTCTGGTTTAGTAGCCAAATTTGAAGAGTTGAGCAATAAGCACCGAAAAGAAATAATCTTACCTAAAGATAGTAAAAAGATTAGTAAAAACCTGATGAAAATACACACTCCAGATAATCCAGACGTTTGTAGCAAGTTT encodes the following:
- the ftsX gene encoding permease-like cell division protein FtsX; translated protein: MKIRTLKRHFVEAFKSMGRNGWMSFASISAVTVTLLLVSVFLAILLNINYIASQIEDDVQIRAYIERTEKPDRYDAYKEELEKIGKVKTVEYQSKEEGLDELIESLGDEGEAFSSLKNENPLRDAFIIYTDKPQDTAAVAKEVEKFKFVNKVEYGKGTVEKLFKVTDVARNVGIVLVLGLVFTAMFLISNTIKLTIVTRRREIEIMKLVGATNGFIRWPFFIEGFALGVAGAVLPIVVITVGYQAIFDIVNQKLGTVFIELLPVTPLIPQLALLMILIGGVIGVWGSLTSVRKFLKI
- the ftsE gene encoding cell division ATP-binding protein FtsE; translation: MIEMVDVWKTYPNGVMALNGIDVYIEKGEFVYVVGPSGAGKSTFIKCMYREEKPTQGSIIINGTNLAKVKERQIPKVRRKIGVIFQDFKLLPRLTVYENVAFALEVIEESPKVIRERVMEVLDLVKLKNKARMFPDELSGGEQQRVSIARSIVNHPPVVIADEPTGNLDPETAWEIMDIFKEINARGTTVVMATHNKEIVNTITKRVIAIEGGRIVRDEAKGDYGYED
- a CDS encoding YitT family protein, whose product is MRKRRGILHPTVELILEYVYVVIGSGLVALAFSVFLLPNQIASGGVSGISTILYGLFQWKPSIVQWSLNIPLFFAGLFFLGRRFGAKTLVGTVVLPFFVFIFEGWGSATEDPLLGAIFGGLGIGAGLGIVFRGKASTGGVDLLAQIVHKYTGASLGSIILLIDGTIVTSSALFFGIEQALYALIAMFITAKTIDVVQIGLGTTKMALIISDKEDELRQGILTHIYRGVTKINAFGGYTQDERPMLMVVVAQYEVTKLKQYVKGVDPDAFVIVVNANEVLGEGFKRG
- a CDS encoding NERD domain-containing protein, with product MIKKHRAQPIIIHKLQSLLKRALLNDAKQGEIQRVLRKHISGYRGEQSLDYFYRYLPQNNLIFLHGLRISHEDYYFQIDTLIITPHFLLIIESKNIAGHLYFKSAYDPLIRTLNDHQEAFDNPVEQVKRQSYHLMAILNNFKVLHVPIESLVIMTNPKAITEFSPAYKEARLKVIKSSGLVAKFEELSNKHRKEIILPKDSKKISKNLMKIHTPDNPDVCSKFQIHPNHLLTGVFCPSCETELLQRRRRTWYCPSCKNNYNKAHEAALVDYALLISSTISNKSCKQFLNLTSTNQSYQLLKSLNLLFTGNRKSRIYHLDNLVKKTTSKEDASP